AATTGAGTAGAATGAGTATGTGGAGAGTTCAGCATCGGCCTGATTCCTTGTATCAGTGAACAAACAAATTCCTTATTTAGAACTTAAGAACATTTTCTAGCTTCTTTCGAATATCACACATAAAAATCCGAAGTGGGGGATGGGAATACACATTGAAAAAAACAATATGTCTAGTGCTCTGTTTCATATTAGTTGCATGTAACAATTTGTATGATGAAGAAGAGCGACGTGGGGAGATTGTAGATGTACACGGTAACATTACAAATGCAGAGCGATTAGATGAATTTCTCTCTCATATAAATTCTGGTGTGGAAGATCGAATTAGAATTACTACGTACACGATTGAAGGAGACCCGATAAACTATGACTTCACTTTCGACGGTCAGTATGTAAAATACAAATATGATAATTCTAGAGACAAGTTTGGCATCAAAAATGTAAGAAGTACGACTTGTATGAAGATGTCGAAGCTAACTAGCCATACTATGGTTGAGTATAAATTGGATGAATGTTTTGGGGAGAACAAAGAAATAGGTGAACAATTTAGCTTTGTATTAAATTTAGACAGGTAAAAGACATTAAACGGAGATTATGTTAAGCTCAAGTTAATGTGTAAATCCAGCTGGAAGGGGATCTCCATGTTAGCTATACTAATTTTTATATTGTGTGTCATTACATTGGTGATAGCCGTTCGGCTGTGGGATGTTGAAACGAAAATGATTCACATTCGAAACGAGTTAAAGGAATCCAACGAAAAACTGAGTGTGTTGATTGAACAACTTGACAGGATACATAGTACTAAAGGGTCTGGCCAATCAGAATAGATGAGGAGCGGGCATGCGTAAATTATTCAGCATTGTGATACTTATGACGCTGATTTCTGGATGTTCAACGGAAAAAGAACAAGAAATCTATGACCTTGAAAGCAGTATGGTCGAGGTGTTTCATTATGAGTTGGATGTGGTGGAGCCGGGGCACGCTGATGAGGTCAATCAGTGGTTAGAAAACGC
The Xylanibacillus composti DNA segment above includes these coding regions:
- a CDS encoding DUF4362 domain-containing protein; this encodes MYDEEERRGEIVDVHGNITNAERLDEFLSHINSGVEDRIRITTYTIEGDPINYDFTFDGQYVKYKYDNSRDKFGIKNVRSTTCMKMSKLTSHTMVEYKLDECFGENKEIGEQFSFVLNLDR